The sequence below is a genomic window from Hippocampus zosterae strain Florida chromosome 7, ASM2543408v3, whole genome shotgun sequence.
ACACTCCAGCTGTCGTGCTCGGGTTATGTATTCAACTCGCCGTTTGACCTCTGGCACAAAGGACAGCAAGTGATTCTTCATGAAAATGACGAGACACTTTTTGAGGCAAAGTTGGAGACTTTGGCCCTCCTTAAGGTGTCCAATTCTTCACCATTGAAGCTAACATGGATCTCCTTTCAGAGGATGGTCCTCATCTTACCTCCTCCGTGGCTTTGACACAAGTAGGGGAATCGCCAAACGTTGCCGAGGCCGATGCAAAAGCCCACGCAGGTCAGGATGTACTGAGCTTTGTTGTCCCATTTCGGCCTGCTATCCGCTTCTTCTTTCTCCATCCTGTCGAGATCTTCATGGCAGGAGATCCGCTGATCCAGTCCCGGGTTCGGAAGAGTCAGTCTCATGGCGTCCACCGACCGAAGCGGAGGAGTCGTCTGCAGCCGGCGGATGAAGTGCTGAAATGAGCGTTTATTAGCACGCATGGACCAGTATGTTCAAAGCCCAAATCAGCAATGTCGAAATCGCTTTATGATCTTTTGTGGAGAAAGATTAGCTAATGCACTCTGCACTTTTACCCTTTTATACCCATAATTGCATGCTCCAATACTATTTGAAGACCCCTTTTCCACAATGCTATAAATCTATTGGGATTATTTCGAaagggcgagaaaaaaaaacattgaaatcccGAGGCCTATAAACATTTGGATCACGTTAGAAATATTCACTGGCACAGTCTCAACATGTTCAACAAGAGATCACGATGGAAGGAAGAGGAAGCAGGACCGTTTCTCAATTTGGCACGTGCGCACATTAGCGTATTTCATACACAAGCTAACTTAATTTGCTTCACATACGAAACAATACAACAATTATAAGGATTTAaattaaatctaaatctaaatctaaaacagATTTAACTTCTGTTGGCAGCTCGACACACACGTCAGACGCACACATGAAATCCCAAATAATATGATTGTTTTGTCCCCAATTTGCAGTTAATCTAAATCTGAGTGTTGAATTTAAGTTACACTAAAGTAACGTTAATATTCCGATGCATAGCATTTTCCATATACAACATAACTTTATTGATTCATTGCAAGCAGAAGTAGTGCGATAGATCGTCACCAAGAGAGAAACGTATGGTAGTCGCGTTTATTCCAGCACAATCCACAGACATCTCACGCCTTTGGTAGCATCGTGGGTATGTACAAGTTTGTGTCTTTACCGATAGTAGTTCTGTCATGCTTTCTGTTCGAAAATGCTGTTCCGCAACATGCATAAAAAGACATGTTAGGATTTGAGCTAGCGCTCGCTAATTGCACTACCACGATGACGTCTTGCTAGTTTTGCGGTCGAGGCAATGTTAGCTAATTGGTTGAACGAAAATTGGTTGTGAACGAAAACCTCTGGACTAAGAATAACGTCTTCAGAGTCGTGGTGTAGAAGATGAGTTTAGCTGACTGTCCAAATCTGGCCGAGACAGTACAATgatacaaatgttttattgatcTTCCAGTGTTTAAAATTGCTATTAtttacacatttattaaaatgaCAACTTGACATTACACAGGCATAGAAGGTAATATACACGGGATATTAAATAATATAATCATGCAGCAGCACTATTAACAACACAAATGCGGGTTGAAATGACAATTTACATGATggctaaaacaaaaccaaaaaacaactcCCTATAAAGAGTATTaagggaataataataataattataaagaACTCCCCTGAACTAACACTTAATGTTATCATATATCTGAAGTTGGGCAGAAATGGTCTTGACTGTGTCGCCACTGTCATCCTTGCGCTTGCAGCACCTCATCCGCAAGAATTTGAAAAGGGCCACGGCCGGGATGATTAAACTGGGAACGCCCGCCAGGAGGAAAACAAGAAAGGAGATCCAGTTTGGGTACGGACGCACTTCGAGGATGGGAAAGCTCTCCTGTGAAGCCAGACGGAGCAGGGAAAGGCCGTGATCAGACACGGGGTGCAAAACCGACTCCGACAACGGTCCGCCGCGAGCGACGCTTACCGACTCTGGGTTCCAGGCCAAATACGTGAGGGACTTTGTGACCTGCGTGACCAAGTAAAACACCAGGATGATAACCATGATGAGCGGGCTGACCACCCTCCAGGTCACCTGCCAGAAGATGTTGGGCTTGTGGCCGATCATGAACTCGATATCTTTGTTGAACCTACGAGGAAGCAATCAGAAGATGTCCCCACGTCATTTAAGTACAGCGCCTATGATAAGCGGTTGTATAACATGGTTCCCGGATGAGATAAAGACAATGTTGAGGATGGGACGGAAATCCAGAGGGCTGTAAACAGGAGAAAGAACAGCAAAGGATcgaacccccgccccctcgcaTTTTCATACAACAGATGAGGAAATGATATGGAGCGCTATCTTCCTGTCGGGACGTACCTATCGATGCCATAAATGTAGACAACAGCGACCATCTCACAGAGCCCGATGACCAGAAGAGGAATGGAACCAGCAAAGTTGTCAAAAAGAGCCAACCAGTAGTTGCCGGAGCGCATGGCAAAAATGAGGCCGCAGGCAAAAGGGATTGCGCATGACAAACCTGAAAGCAACCACAAAGACTTGATCAGGGATTCCCTACATGCAGATACGTGCAGAGTGACCGGCAGAATCATCATTTTGGTGTCCTGCGATAGTCTAGAatgaagaaagagagaaaattaCCGCAGATGAGCTCTTTGGGCCAGTTTTTGGGCAACACGTTCAGATCCTGCAGTGGTACCACAACTCCCTCCACGTTTCCAAACATAGTGGACAGACCGAGGCAGAAGAGCATGATGAAGAAGAGCACGGCCCAGATTGGAGAAACGGGCATCTTGATGATGGCCTCTGTGAAGACGATGAAAGCCAAACCTGTTCCCTCCACCCCCTGCGGGAAAATGGCGCCAAACGTTACTACGCACGCGTGTCACCTCGGTATGTCCACAAAGGTTTTTGGCAGACCTGACTGAGGAAGAACTGCATGTCACACCGCTGTATTTGCAAATCTCCCACAACTCCTGGACTGGTTTGGTTGAGGTACAGAAGCATGTCATCGTAGTTGCTTTCTGTGATGTTGCCTTCGGGTAACTCGAAGGCGTTCATCAGCTTCAGGATGTTGCTGCGTAAAGACAAAGAAGACCTCCAACTAGCATGCGACATCCAAAGCCACAAATGGAATCTTATATTATCTTTACCATATATTGaagtgttggattttgtgtggaaTGAATCacgattttttggggtgggaactttatttgagaaaatgttgaattttcgTATTTTTGCGCCACATCCATACGCACCCTCCGATGCAGTCGTCAAATTTTTCCGTGGCTCTGAAGCCAATGATGGAGTAGATGACGGTGGCCGAGTACACCGACGTGCAGCCGTTGATGATGGAGATGAGGACGGCATCCTGCTCGCAGTTGTTGCTGTCGTCACGAAAGAGGAGGTCAACAAATGTCGTCCAAAGTGCGGACGGTGTTCAGGTCTACCGGGCGATTTACTCACTGGACAGAGTTGTAACTCGAGAAGGAGATGAGACCTCCGAAAGCCAAGCTGAAGGAGTAGAAAACCTGCGCGCCGGCGTCTAACCACGTCGAAGGATTCATCAACTCGTTCACCTTTGATCAGAAAACCTTTAATGAATCGACTAGAAAAACGGATCTAAAATGATCAACGCTAATAGCTCAATAAAGATTCGAGCTATTATTGAGCTATTATATATTGAGTTTTCTTGCAAAACATAACAGAAGCACGTTTATATCTGGCCGCTATTCATTTTATGACGAGGGTTATTAATCCGGCCATGTGACAATGTGCTGACGCTCGCGGCAAGAGCAGAAATTGCGGAGTGCTATCGTTGTGTTATATGGCATGGTATcggatcattttgtttttgctcttcaCGGGGTCACTTCACATCGACCGCGGTGACTTGACACTGTGCTCAACGGTTCAGTACCCAAAGGAGCCAACGGATCGCACCGTTCTTTGCACACTGTGCGTTTGAGAATTAATTAACAGAGTAGCTCAAAATCAAGAGCAATCGGGACAGGTGGGATGCTTACATCTGGTGTGAAAAGGAACTTTATTCCTTCCAGGGAACCCTTCAGAGTGAGTCCTCTGATCAGGAAGATAGTCAGAACCACGTAAGGCAGAGTGGAGGTGATGTACACAGCCTGGAGAAGAAAATTCCCAACGTTTCCCTCAAAAACATCCAACTGAGAAGCAATCGGCTTCGGATTGGGCGGTGCTAGCTCAGACCTTGCCGCTGGTTTCGATACCGCGGATGCAGCAGACGTAAAGCACGGTCCAGGCGGCCACCAGGGAGAGGACCATCCACCACTGCAGACCTCCAGACTCGTCGATGGAAGTGGACGTGTTCAGGGTCTCTCTGTACCAGAAATAATCGACAGTGCTGCTGCGCTCACACTCCTCCACCGGACCTGCGTAtaagtgtggggaggggggcgatACAGAGCCTGAAGTTCAACTATTCACTCAACAATTCTTCTTTTGACAATGACAACTGACTATAAATCTGACCTGTTGAGACACAATAATATGACAGGAAAGTATTTTCGACTGGCTCCTTGAGGAGGtgataatgtatatatattttttaaaagtgcaaTGGCccattgtttttatgtttattgaCTGAAGGTTATATGAGTCACTCCAGTGAAGGACAGGACCATAATATTTATAGCAACATGAGGTGGGGCACACCTTCATTATTCACAATTCagaagaagataagataagaaaaccttgttttgtctcacaatggagaaattcccaatttacagcacatTACATATAAgatatattatacatatataatatataactctctctttctctctgcgaAAGGATAAATACCGGACGTGTTTTGTAATTGCATTCAATGAATTCAAATCACTACCCAGCTCCTGGGCCCATATGCCCTCTAGTGGTCGTTAGTGTGCATGTTGCAAGTGCTCTGATCCTCCATCTTTGCTCCGACATCATTCGCTATCCAGCCATCTCATCGGATTTGATATCGTCAGATTCAAGTCCAACCGTTTTAAATTGTGATGCGTTGCTGACATGCGCTTATTTGATTTGACATCAAAATTGCTCAATCGTGAGCAACGTTAACATCGGTTGCTGAACTTTTGGAGCATGTCGTTGGTCATACCTGTGCGGTTGGCATTGAGGGGGCACTGGCTCCACGGCAGAGGGTCCTGGAAGGAGTTGAAGAGGTACCACATGATCCAAGCCATGATGGTGTTGTAGTACATGCCCACCAAAAAAGACACCAGCAAAGAGGATATACCTGCAACCACACGACACCGTCAACCTGACTGCCattggatcatttttttttaaaggaagccACTGCAGTGATTCCCTGAATATTTGCGGTTTGGTCCTGGAAAAGTCACACATTCCAAATGATTACTTTTGGCGCTCTGTCTTAGAGTTGAGGAACTACGCTGAAGTAAATGGAGGAGCGtcatgaagaaaagaaaagaacaaaaaaaaaagctttgcttcCATCTTGTGGAATCGTGGTGTCAATCAGTAACCCGAATCCTAAACATTTTCCACAACTCCAAGGCTAATCCTTTTTAGTGGGGGTGTCATTGCCAATCCCTCGCAAATAAGCAGGGTTCACTTGAAGCAGCCGAGCCGTCATTTTTTTACCCACCGACTCCAGCCAAGTAAGGATTAATTGACCTCCACACGCCCACGCTGCCTTTCCTCAGGCGCTGTCCGATGGCAAATTCCAGGTGCAGAAGCGGGATTCCCTCCAGAACCACCAAGATTAGGAAGGGGATCATGAATGCGCCTGGGAGGACATTCACAAGGAAGCCATCGACTTGCACAAAGCTCGCGAAAACCCAATTTTGAAAGCAACGAATCAGTGAGCTAGCTTGTAAAATGTCCATTTCCATGTCATGGGCACCGCAAGCAGCCTACCTCCTCCGTGGCTTTGGCACAAGTAAGGAAACCTCCAGACATTGCCCAGCCCCACACAAAAGCCCACACAGGTGAGCAGGTACTGGGCTTTGTTATCCCATTTGGGCCTGTCTCCCGCCTCCTCCATCTCCAGCTTCTCCAGTTCCCCATGAGAGGGGATCCGAGCATCCAAGCCCGGGTTTGGCAGCTTCAGCGGCATGCTGAATGTGTCACGGTTGAGACGTCCCTCAGTCGCTATGGCGAGCTTATCTCCTCTGCTCTGTGTCCTCCCCTCTCGAGTCCTTAAAGAGAAAACTGAGCGCTCCCGCTAGGGGGACCGTGGTATTTACCGTGACTTGCGGCACCTGAACTCCGGTTATCAGTGGCTCATTGtccaaatgcctttttttatGTCATGTCAGCAAACTTGAGCGGAAAAAGGTGTCGCCGCCTTGACAATGGTTAATGCATTACACGATCGGTCGTCACCGACACTTTGCTCTGACAATGTGATCCGCATCATTTTGCGAGGCAAAGGGTTGATGTGATGATAAGATATTGGACAAACACAATACCAACCAAAATAAACctcaatgtattgtttcccttccccccgccgcccccccccaaaaaaagaccagaaATTCACTTGCACGTGTTGTCACTGCATTTTAATCAATCATTTTCCAGCAGAAACTGCTTTGATATCCTCGTGCGAGTCGAAACAACAATCTGCATTCAGATCAGAACTCAATCACTATCATACCGTGGATGACTTTTATCTAATCTCACCGTGATATTGCTGAGTGATATTTGCATATCACTCAGCAATATcatatttcatttctttcagAGCTAAGACTTTTCTTGTCACTTTTCCGAGCCAAAACGTGCTCCAGTCTTCAAGGCGTTTGACTTTgtgtttgggtttgtttttccttGGAAGGTGGGGGTGGATATCTAATCAGTTTTCCTTTCTTATGCAATTATTAACCAAAGTTAGAAGTAAGATCGTGCGCCTTTCCTAAAATTGCGCGTGGGGTTTGGACTGATAATGCGGCTCACGCTTTGTTTTCAATCACGTTTTGCAGTGTGGCGGGTGTTGCTAAacactattttattttacttggtGCCAAGGcgtccaaacacatttttgtcattgttatgATTTCACTCAGACGGCCGTTCTGCATAAACTCTGAAGCGCAGTTAAAACCGCCGAAATTTGTGTCAGGGCTGGATAACAGCCACTGAAACGTAAGAGGTCCCATTTAAAAAACGGGAAAACAATGTCTGGGGTTGAGGGTTAAACATTGACGCATATTCTCATGCGTAAATGGCATTGTAAAAACACAGGCATGTCCTGTGTGAAATGGCGCGGCTAACACTTAGCCTGTGCGCTGCTCTCGCTCTGAGAGATATTTCAAGTCACAAAGGATGCTTGATTGGTTGCGGCTTAAATTTCGCTTTGTACAGTCAATTGGAAGAACCTCTTATGGTCTTTTGGCTTACGatccacttcctgttttctattttttgaaAATCACTTTTGGGGTTTTGTCTATTTAGTCTATCCGAGCCAACGGGTGGGAAGCCGTGGTTTTTGTTACCTTGTTGGAGTCAATAAACACATCCACGACACAAGGGCTCATCATATAAACATGGCCAGTTGTGTAGCATTTACACGCACTGATAAGATGACATGTTACAgcccttgacatttttttcctccattgagGTCATTTACTGAACTGGATTCATAGTAGACTGACTTGAACTTGGTCGTCGCAAGTAAAGGAAAAGTACCGGAACTTCATACTTCGCTCCGTTTAGCTTTGCAAGCAGgggtaacatttaaaaaaaacaaaacaaaaaaaccccacacactgTTCCCGTTGGTAAAATATTTTGAGAAAGTAAATCGGTGCTCAAGAAAGCAGACTTACTTTGCCCAAATGGCCGTTTATTTGGCCGGACAAATGGCCAAGGACGCAGTTGCCTGACAAGTTTGGATAATGAAAGAAATTGTGGACACACCAAGGTAAACTTGAGAAGATAACTTGTATGATTGGAAGCGTATGTGCACACCCCGTTGACTGGAATCGCTTGAAAAAGATGTGCATTCACagtgcataaaaaaataaaaaaatttaaatctcaTGTACAAGGATGATTTTAATCTTGATGATAAATCAgtcaaaaaaaaggcttttattgtcttttatCATCATGGATGACGATGCATGCAACGTGAACACAGGGCTGAAAGTTCAGGactggtttttgtgtgtgtgtgcgtgtgagtgtgtgttgtagATAGCAGCGATGTAAATCCGCTGATATGACACAGCTGTCACATTCGAATGGCAATCTGTTGAAGTAAATGTTCTATTGAAGTCATGTCACGTTGCTGTTTACTTCACTGGGTTGACTTTACAAGTAATCATGCACACTCACTTGCCTATCAAACGATTCCTCTTGTGACGAGTCACCAAGTTGTCAAAACGTCTCTAGAGTCACTTCTTTTCAGGGAGTAAAACAATCTAACGAAAAAGGGATCGCCATCTTGCTTAATTTACCAAACACCACACAGTTAAAGGTGGTATGATACAGTTGATACATGATACAGATACCTTATATTGCCTTATATACGATATACCGTTGTGTTCCAACATCAACACAACACCACCACAAAACCAATCTCTATTATATcgatccatctatctatctatatctagatAGAAACAGTATATCTATAGCTCTGTAAAGATATAGATAGatctttctctctctatttTACATGAGTCTCCTGCGTAGAATCAGTGGATGAGGTATTCCGGGTGGATTAGCATGCACAGATGGTGTTTACACTTTTCACACACATGAAGTCCCCGCGACGCAGGCAATTGTCAACGGACTGCACTTTTTATTGGGCTTTTATCCAAAATGCTTTCAAACGCTTTTTACTGTCTGCAATTGAGGGCACTGGCCTCACCCCGCTGGGAGCAAATGGGCCTGCTTCCCAAGGCTGAAATCTCTCATATACTGTCTATAAAAGCAGGtatttccatccttttttttttggaagttaCTCTTCTGTAAAGAGGGAAAAGGTCCACCGGTCACATTTTGGCCttctgagtaaaaaaaaaaataaaaatctgagtcGGAACGGTTCCTGGGTCGAGGTGAAAGTTACCACCTGACTCATTTCTACCACTTGCCACTGTTTGACAAATCATTTTCACACGTCACCAAAAGCTGGCACTGATGACATCTAAGTATGGGGAGGGAGGGCACACCACCATGGGAAAGAACGCAATGGTGGTtttagggtttggatgtgaccccgATAGGGGGACGCACAAagagtccacaaggaaatgtccaCACGAGGAACAAGAAGCTCCAGGAGATGGCAACAGAGTCCACTTGAACTTGCACTGAGGAATGctctgtgagtcaatttgtaTCAGTCCAATCGAGCAGATAgacaacaggtgggtgatgagctgacatgtctcaggtgtgaggtccggagcaccctggctgaggaggctgcctggttGGCCGCTCCCTAACAGGTAGCGGTATCGAAAACACGAGCTGACAACAACTCGCCGCGATTCACCTGCACATCTGAAAGTGTAACATATTACAGGGAAGTGCACATTAGTTGGTTTATGATTCAGCTCACCACTGACCCTAGACCGGGGTTAAGTGTTCGAAAATAGAGGCGTGGATGGACGATTAACAGCGCCGTGCTCGCGTTTTGAAGTGACAGCCTCAAGAGGGCGCCACTGTTCAACGGAGCACTTTCAAGCACATGAGTTCTCATTGTTGAATTTAGAATCTGAGCAGATGAAGTACAACATTGAAAAGCATGGTTAGGCGAATGTTAATAGATGACTCGATGGGTAGATACTTTGCAGCGCTGTTGCGGAACCACTGTTCCGTGAGAAATCAGATGTGCCACTGGCACTAATACAATTTTGTGGACAGAAAATTGATTTACTTCAAATAACAATATACAAGTGACATATAGTGACATGCTAACCATTGAAATGCTCTTTTGCAAGTTGACATCACTTGAGtattcatactttttgtgacattttgatcGAGCTTGCTCATCTGAAATAGTATTTCTGTTCAAGATCAGTATTTTGAATGATGGAACAGTCCTTCTTGAACTGCTTGTTTGGGGTGATGTCGGGGGTATGTGTGTAATCTGGGtaacatccatttattttatttattttttgccatacAATAATAAAGTGTCATCGCACATCCACTATGCTAGGTGGCAGTGGTAAtcccgtttatttatttattcagataAATTGATACACTTCAAatcttttctgtgtctgactaaaaaaaaaagatttctgggaggtggtggggggaaatgtttcttttttctcgGGTAGGGGGGCGGAGCAggcaaataattgagaagcactagCTGCAAGTATTTTTAATCGTCCAGCAGGGGTACTTAAATACAAATCCTAAAGGAGTACCAAACATTTTTCCATGACTCATAGGTTCATTTCTTGATGTTAACGATGTCGCTATTTCCAAAATGACCTTTTCATTTGAAACGACAACAGTACGAGCTGAAGTAAAATGCCATTTGCATGTTGACATTAATTATTAAAAGCacttgtacaaaacaaaacatggttgctgtcatgaattaaaaaaaaaaaagagggaggtGTAACAACTTGTTTCTTTTGAAATATAAACACAAAGAAACACAGGACAGAAGGGCAATTGCCGCGTCACACTTGAGGAGGgccagtgtgtgcgtgcgtgagtgtgtgtgtgtgttcacatgagagagggaggggggaggattTAGTGGGACTCTCATGCAGACAGTAGAGCGGCTGTCAGTGTCAGACAGATACTCTCCGGCACCAGGCGCTGGAGTCCGCCTACGTTCCCTTCGCTGGCCACCTGCCTTTCCCAGAATAAAAcagggcagtaaaaaaaaaacagctctaaCAGAACTAAAGGAATACGAGTGAGTGACTGCAGTCCATCGCTTTGGGAATCAAGCCTACTTCcttaacgaccccccccccccccccacgtctcGGTCCCGGTTACCCACTTGACGacgcttgtttgtttgggttagTGACCAGCAAATTGAGCAGCTCTCAGCGGCCCCGGCAAACCTGGCTGCCACTTGCATGGATGCACCATGGCCACGTTTGTGTGCAGGGTTCAGTTTTTAGACGACACCGatccgttcaacagcaccaacTTCCCGGAACCCACCCGACCGCCGCTGTACACCTTCAGGGAGGACATCCCGCTCATCAATCAACTCGCTGGCATCCACCGGCTGCTCAAGGCTCCGCACAAGGTAGGACATACTTTTATTCCATTATATGTACTTTATAtatgtttgtatatatatatatatatatatatacatacatatatatatttgtgaagGCTTATTTTGATTATGTACAGGTATATTCTGTTTTCCTGATCATTTTTGAACGTTTTGCATGTATGCGCGAAATTGCCGTTGACCCCATCATTCTGTTGTCACTGGCCCCCTTTTAGAACGCTGCCAATGGTTTCGCTGACATTAAGACCAGCGTTTTGTCTTTCTTCAATGCGGGCAAAAACAGCGGCTAGATGAAGAGGAAATATTTACAGACGTCATTTTCAGGACTTTGCCTGGAAATAAGCCGATGCATATGTAAAGATCTGTAAGTCGCTGTTGACAGGTGCCGGGACGGTCATTCTGAGTGCAACCACTTCAGATCCCCCAACTGCCTTATTTAAACTCAGCCCAACAAATAGCCTGACACACTGGTGGATAGCGGTCACTGTCAATTTATGATGGGCATGTGAAAAAGCAAAGATGCCAAGTTCAAGGTCCAAAAGGAGCCCGAGGGAAAACTCCCAAAACAGCACCGCATTCCTTCCAGGCACTCATACACTCGGCTATGGCCAGATATGTGACATTGT
It includes:
- the LOC127604737 gene encoding sodium-dependent neutral amino acid transporter B(0)AT1-like — protein: MPLKLPNPGLDARIPSHGELEKLEMEEAGDRPKWDNKAQYLLTCVGFCVGLGNVWRFPYLCQSHGGGAFMIPFLILVVLEGIPLLHLEFAIGQRLRKGSVGVWRSINPYLAGVGISSLLVSFLVGMYYNTIMAWIMWYLFNSFQDPLPWSQCPLNANRTGPVEECERSSTVDYFWYRETLNTSTSIDESGGLQWWMVLSLVAAWTVLYVCCIRGIETSGKAVYITSTLPYVVLTIFLIRGLTLKGSLEGIKFLFTPDVNELMNPSTWLDAGAQVFYSFSLAFGGLISFSSYNSVHNNCEQDAVLISIINGCTSVYSATVIYSIIGFRATEKFDDCIGGNILKLMNAFELPEGNITESNYDDMLLYLNQTSPGVVGDLQIQRCDMQFFLSQGVEGTGLAFIVFTEAIIKMPVSPIWAVLFFIMLFCLGLSTMFGNVEGVVVPLQDLNVLPKNWPKELICGLSCAIPFACGLIFAMRSGNYWLALFDNFAGSIPLLVIGLCEMVAVVYIYGIDRFNKDIEFMIGHKPNIFWQVTWRVVSPLIMVIILVFYLVTQVTKSLTYLAWNPESESFPILEVRPYPNWISFLVFLLAGVPSLIIPAVALFKFLRMRCCKRKDDSGDTVKTISAQLQIYDNIKC